Proteins from one Lepidochelys kempii isolate rLepKem1 chromosome 6, rLepKem1.hap2, whole genome shotgun sequence genomic window:
- the ENTPD5 gene encoding nucleoside diphosphate phosphatase ENTPD5 isoform X2 yields the protein MAATCLAIFLMLALSSIYCIVSHPSPEMWFQGLFPPRVCLVNATTNTFYGIMFDAGSTGTRIHIYTFVQKNPEQPPELEGEIFESVKPGLSAYVDQPEKGAETVKGLLKMAKEAVPRSRWKETPVVLKATAGLRLLPEPKAQALLSEVREVFEESPFLVPNNSVSIMDGSSEGVLAWITVNFLTGQLYSQNQQTVGTLDLGGASTQITFLPRSEETLEQTPVDFVTSFEMFNSTYKLYTHSYLGFGLKAARLATLGALEMQVDGQMFRSSCLPKRLEAEWHFGGVRYQYGGNREGETGFEPCYSEVVKVVQGKLHKPDEIRRSSFYAFSYYYDRAVDTDLIDYEKGGALEVRDFERKAKEVCDNLDRYTSASPFLCMDLSYITALLKEGFGFGDNTLLQLTKKVNNIETSWALGATFHLLQSLGLSY from the exons ATGGCAGCTACCTGTCTCGCCATCTTTCTAATGCTGGCCCTTTCCTCTATCTACTGCATTGTTTCCCATCCAAGCCCAGAGATGTGGTTTCAGGGTCTCTTTCCACCTCGTGTGTGCCTTGTAAATGCCACTACCAACACCTTTTATGGCATCATGTTTGACGCAGGAAGCACCGGGACCCGAATTCACATTTACACCTTTGTGCAAAAAAACCCAG AGCAGCCTCCAGAGCTGGAAGGGGAGATCTTTGAGTCAGTGAAGCCAGGTCTTTCTGCTTATGTTGATCAGCCTGAAAAG GGTGCAGAAACTGTGAAAGGATTGTTGAAAATGGCCAAAGAAGCTGTGCCACGTAGTCGTTGGAAGGAGACCCCAGTGGTCCTGAAAGCTACAGCTGGACTGAGGCTGCTGCCAGAGCCCAAAGCCCAGGCTCTGCTCTCAGAG GTGAGAGAGGTCTTTGAGGAGTCACCCTTTCTGGTTCCAAATAACAGTGTTAGCATCATGGATGGATCTTCTGAAG GAGTTTTAGCCTGGATCACTGTGAACTTTCTGACAG GGCAGCTGTACAGCCAGAACCAGCAGACAGTTGGGACACTGGACCTGGGAGGAGCCTCAACCCAAATCACATTCCTGCCACGGTCTGAG GAAACCTTGGAGCAAACCCCTGTGGATTTTGTCACCTCATTTGAAATGTTCAATAGCACTTACAAGCTCTACACACACAG cTATTTGGGCTTTGGACTGAAAGCTGCCAGACTAGCAACGCTTGGAGCCCTGGAAATGCAAG TGGATGGACAGATGTTCCGAAGTTCTTGTTTACCGAAGCGACTGGAGGCAGAGTGGCACTTTGGGGGAGTGAGATATCAATATGGTGGCAACAGAGAAG GGGAAACAGGATTTGAGCCTTGCTATTCAGAAGTGGTGAAGGTCGTACAAGGGAAATTGCACAAGCCAGATGAGATTCGCAGAAGCTCCTTCTATGCCTTCTCCTATTATTACGATCGAGCTGTTGACACTGACCTGATAG ATTATGAAAAAGGAGGAGCTCTAGAAGTGAGAGATTTTGAAAGGAAAGCTAAAGAAG tgtGTGATAACTTGGACAGGTACACCTCCGCCAGCCCTTTCCTGTGTATGGATCTCAGTTACATCACTGCATTACTAAAAGAAGGCTTTGGATTTGGGGATAACACACTCTTACAG TTAACAAAGAAAGTGAACAACATAGAGACAAGCTGGGCCTTGGGTGCCACCTTTCACCTGCTGCAGTCTCTGGGGCTCTCCTACTGA
- the ENTPD5 gene encoding nucleoside diphosphate phosphatase ENTPD5 isoform X1, translating to MAATCLAIFLMLALSSIYCIVSHPSPEMWFQGLFPPRVCLVNATTNTFYGIMFDAGSTGTRIHIYTFVQKNPEQPPELEGEIFESVKPGLSAYVDQPEKGAETVKGLLKMAKEAVPRSRWKETPVVLKATAGLRLLPEPKAQALLSEVREVFEESPFLVPNNSVSIMDGSSEGVLAWITVNFLTGQLYSQNQQTVGTLDLGGASTQITFLPRSEETLEQTPVDFVTSFEMFNSTYKLYTHSYLGFGLKAARLATLGALEMQAVDGQMFRSSCLPKRLEAEWHFGGVRYQYGGNREGETGFEPCYSEVVKVVQGKLHKPDEIRRSSFYAFSYYYDRAVDTDLIDYEKGGALEVRDFERKAKEVCDNLDRYTSASPFLCMDLSYITALLKEGFGFGDNTLLQLTKKVNNIETSWALGATFHLLQSLGLSY from the exons ATGGCAGCTACCTGTCTCGCCATCTTTCTAATGCTGGCCCTTTCCTCTATCTACTGCATTGTTTCCCATCCAAGCCCAGAGATGTGGTTTCAGGGTCTCTTTCCACCTCGTGTGTGCCTTGTAAATGCCACTACCAACACCTTTTATGGCATCATGTTTGACGCAGGAAGCACCGGGACCCGAATTCACATTTACACCTTTGTGCAAAAAAACCCAG AGCAGCCTCCAGAGCTGGAAGGGGAGATCTTTGAGTCAGTGAAGCCAGGTCTTTCTGCTTATGTTGATCAGCCTGAAAAG GGTGCAGAAACTGTGAAAGGATTGTTGAAAATGGCCAAAGAAGCTGTGCCACGTAGTCGTTGGAAGGAGACCCCAGTGGTCCTGAAAGCTACAGCTGGACTGAGGCTGCTGCCAGAGCCCAAAGCCCAGGCTCTGCTCTCAGAG GTGAGAGAGGTCTTTGAGGAGTCACCCTTTCTGGTTCCAAATAACAGTGTTAGCATCATGGATGGATCTTCTGAAG GAGTTTTAGCCTGGATCACTGTGAACTTTCTGACAG GGCAGCTGTACAGCCAGAACCAGCAGACAGTTGGGACACTGGACCTGGGAGGAGCCTCAACCCAAATCACATTCCTGCCACGGTCTGAG GAAACCTTGGAGCAAACCCCTGTGGATTTTGTCACCTCATTTGAAATGTTCAATAGCACTTACAAGCTCTACACACACAG cTATTTGGGCTTTGGACTGAAAGCTGCCAGACTAGCAACGCTTGGAGCCCTGGAAATGCAAG CAGTGGATGGACAGATGTTCCGAAGTTCTTGTTTACCGAAGCGACTGGAGGCAGAGTGGCACTTTGGGGGAGTGAGATATCAATATGGTGGCAACAGAGAAG GGGAAACAGGATTTGAGCCTTGCTATTCAGAAGTGGTGAAGGTCGTACAAGGGAAATTGCACAAGCCAGATGAGATTCGCAGAAGCTCCTTCTATGCCTTCTCCTATTATTACGATCGAGCTGTTGACACTGACCTGATAG ATTATGAAAAAGGAGGAGCTCTAGAAGTGAGAGATTTTGAAAGGAAAGCTAAAGAAG tgtGTGATAACTTGGACAGGTACACCTCCGCCAGCCCTTTCCTGTGTATGGATCTCAGTTACATCACTGCATTACTAAAAGAAGGCTTTGGATTTGGGGATAACACACTCTTACAG TTAACAAAGAAAGTGAACAACATAGAGACAAGCTGGGCCTTGGGTGCCACCTTTCACCTGCTGCAGTCTCTGGGGCTCTCCTACTGA
- the COQ6 gene encoding ubiquinone biosynthesis monooxygenase COQ6, mitochondrial isoform X4, with amino-acid sequence MFAACDSNPSSGCRCLTHCYECSLSVSANVWDACSEAMIIFDKNNLEDMGYVVENNVIMSALTKQLDAVSDQVEVLYRSRAVGYTWPLSCHLSDKSPWVKIDLADGRSVETKLLIGADGQNSMVRKAAGIQNIHYQYDQSAVVATLLLSEATDNNVAWQRFLPSGPIALLPLSDTASSLVWSTSHEHASQLLSMDEESFVDTINSAFWSNLHHSDFIDTAGSVFRSAISLLMPSGTAARQLPPSIAKVEPKSRAVFPLGMGHATEYVRHRMALIGDAAHRVHPLAGQGVNMGFGDIACLTHHLSTAAFNGKDLGSIKHLLQFETDRQRHNLSLMAAIDLLKRLYSTSVAPFVLLRTWGLQTTNALSPVKEQIMSFASK; translated from the exons ATGTTTGCAGCCTGCGATTCAAACCCTTCCAGCGGATGCAGGTGCCTGACTCACTGCTATGAATGCAGTCTGTCTGTTTCTGCTAAT GTATGGGATGCCTGTTCAGAAGCCATGATAATCTTTGATAAAAACAACTTAGAAGACATGGGTTATGTAGTGGAGAACAATGTCATTATGTCTGCTCTAACCAAACAGTTAGATGCAGTGTCAG ATCAGGTGGAGGTTCTCTACAGGAGCAGAGCAGTTGGGTATACCTGGCCCCTTTCCTGTCATCTCTCTGACAAAAGCCCTTGGGTCAAAATTGACTTAGCTGATGGACGCAGCGTAGAGACCAAACTGCTG ATTGGTGCAGATGGTCAGAACTCCATGGTCCGGAAAGCGGCTGGAATTCAGAACATCCACTATCAATATGATCAGTCAGCTGTGGTTGCTACTCTGCTCTTGTCTGAG GCCACAGACAACAATGTCGCATGGCAGAGATTCCTCCCTTCAGGGCCAATTGCTCTTCTCCCG CTCTCTGACACTGCCAGCTCTTTGGTTTGGTCCACATCTCATGAACATGCATCACAGCTTCTTAGTATGGATGAGGAAAGCTTTGTGGACACCATCAACTCTGCCTTT TGGAGCAACCTACACCACTCGGACTTTATTGATACTGCTGGATCCGTGTTCCGATCTGCTATTTCTCTCCTGATGCCATCAGGCACTGCAGCCCGCCAGCTGCCCCCAAGCATTGCCAAAGTGGAGCCAAAGAGCCGAGCTGTGTTTCCTCTTGGAATGGGGCATGCCACAGAATATGTCCGGCACCGGATGGCGCTTATTGG GGATGCAGCACACAGAGTCCATCCACTAGCAGGACAAGGTGTAAATATGGGCTTTGGAGATATTGCATGCTTGACACATCACCTCAGCACAGCAGCCTTCAATGGGAAGGATCTGG GCTCCATAAAGCACCTCTTACAGTTTGAGACAGACCGTCAGAGGCATAACCTCTCTTTAATGGCTGCCATCGACTTGTTAAAGAGACTCTACTCCACAAGTGTCGCTCCCTTTGTGCTGCTGAGGACATGGGGATTACAAACAACAAATGCCTTGTCTCCAGTCAAA GAGCAGATTATGTCCTTTGCCAGTAAGTAA
- the COQ6 gene encoding ubiquinone biosynthesis monooxygenase COQ6, mitochondrial isoform X5, with product MIIFDKNNLEDMGYVVENNVIMSALTKQLDAVSDQVEVLYRSRAVGYTWPLSCHLSDKSPWVKIDLADGRSVETKLLIGADGQNSMVRKAAGIQNIHYQYDQSAVVATLLLSEATDNNVAWQRFLPSGPIALLPLSDTASSLVWSTSHEHASQLLSMDEESFVDTINSAFWSNLHHSDFIDTAGSVFRSAISLLMPSGTAARQLPPSIAKVEPKSRAVFPLGMGHATEYVRHRMALIGDAAHRVHPLAGQGVNMGFGDIACLTHHLSTAAFNGKDLGSIKHLLQFETDRQRHNLSLMAAIDLLKRLYSTSVAPFVLLRTWGLQTTNALSPVKEQIMSFASK from the exons ATGATAATCTTTGATAAAAACAACTTAGAAGACATGGGTTATGTAGTGGAGAACAATGTCATTATGTCTGCTCTAACCAAACAGTTAGATGCAGTGTCAG ATCAGGTGGAGGTTCTCTACAGGAGCAGAGCAGTTGGGTATACCTGGCCCCTTTCCTGTCATCTCTCTGACAAAAGCCCTTGGGTCAAAATTGACTTAGCTGATGGACGCAGCGTAGAGACCAAACTGCTG ATTGGTGCAGATGGTCAGAACTCCATGGTCCGGAAAGCGGCTGGAATTCAGAACATCCACTATCAATATGATCAGTCAGCTGTGGTTGCTACTCTGCTCTTGTCTGAG GCCACAGACAACAATGTCGCATGGCAGAGATTCCTCCCTTCAGGGCCAATTGCTCTTCTCCCG CTCTCTGACACTGCCAGCTCTTTGGTTTGGTCCACATCTCATGAACATGCATCACAGCTTCTTAGTATGGATGAGGAAAGCTTTGTGGACACCATCAACTCTGCCTTT TGGAGCAACCTACACCACTCGGACTTTATTGATACTGCTGGATCCGTGTTCCGATCTGCTATTTCTCTCCTGATGCCATCAGGCACTGCAGCCCGCCAGCTGCCCCCAAGCATTGCCAAAGTGGAGCCAAAGAGCCGAGCTGTGTTTCCTCTTGGAATGGGGCATGCCACAGAATATGTCCGGCACCGGATGGCGCTTATTGG GGATGCAGCACACAGAGTCCATCCACTAGCAGGACAAGGTGTAAATATGGGCTTTGGAGATATTGCATGCTTGACACATCACCTCAGCACAGCAGCCTTCAATGGGAAGGATCTGG GCTCCATAAAGCACCTCTTACAGTTTGAGACAGACCGTCAGAGGCATAACCTCTCTTTAATGGCTGCCATCGACTTGTTAAAGAGACTCTACTCCACAAGTGTCGCTCCCTTTGTGCTGCTGAGGACATGGGGATTACAAACAACAAATGCCTTGTCTCCAGTCAAA GAGCAGATTATGTCCTTTGCCAGTAAGTAA